One Candidatus Hydrogenedentota bacterium genomic window carries:
- a CDS encoding zinc ribbon domain-containing protein, which produces MPTYTYKCKKCGHEQDEFHTMSAAPRVRCGACGGLCAKQLGMGAGIIFKGSGFYETDYKKKSGGDGAKKSGASETKTGEAKPAGDGGASGAAKTDGKAKAGAAKKD; this is translated from the coding sequence ATGCCGACCTACACGTACAAATGCAAGAAATGCGGGCATGAGCAGGACGAATTCCACACCATGTCCGCCGCGCCGCGCGTGCGCTGCGGGGCCTGCGGCGGCCTGTGCGCCAAGCAGTTGGGCATGGGTGCGGGCATCATCTTCAAGGGCAGCGGCTTCTACGAGACGGACTACAAAAAGAAATCCGGCGGCGACGGCGCGAAGAAATCCGGCGCCTCCGAGACAAAGACCGGCGAGGCGAAACCCGCCGGGGACGGCGGCGCCTCCGGCGCGGCCAAAACGGACGGCAAGGCCAAGGCGGGCGCGGCAAAAAAGGACTGA